CAACTCGATGCGCGGACCGGTGTCGGCCGCGGCCTCTTTCAGCTGGCGTTGCAGGCCGACGAGACGAGCTGAGAGCGCGTCGCGTTCGGCCGCGAGCTCCTCGACCTGGCACTGCAGCTTGCGCTCCTTCTGCTGGTCGGTCTCTCTTTGGGTGCGCTGCTGATTTTCGAGGGATTGCAGACGCGCGGCGGCCTTTTGCGCTTGGTCGCCGAGAGCCCGGAAGTTCTCGGAGAAGGCGTTCAAAAGCGTTGCCGGGTCCATTTGCTCCGTGGTGAAATCCAGGTGGCGCGCCAGGTCGCGTGCGGCGTGAGCGAAGGCGAGGACGCGATCCAGCACCCGAGGTTGAGGCTCATCGGCGCTGCCTTTCCAGTCTCGGGAGAGCGCCGTGTAGGCGGGAACCGACACCCGCCAGTGTTGGGTCTTGGGTGCGGGCGAGCGTTTGAGCGATTTACCTTGCCTGGTGCGCCTGGCGGGCGTGGCGTTCGGGGCGGTGCGGGTGGGCTTGGGTGAGGGCATGGGCGTGCTTCTGGCGGGTTGCTTGTCGGCGGCGGAACTGACCGGGGCGCGAAAGACCTCGAGAATCTGCACGCCGGGCTGTCCCAGCCTGAGTCCCTGGCGGCCGTCCCGGTTACCTTGGGCGTCGGCGATGGCGTAATCGTCGTAATGCCGGGAAGCAGCATAGGAACGCCGTTCTTTAGGGTCGTCGGCATCAACGATCATGCGGTGACCCTGGATCTCGGCCTTGTAGAGCGTGGGATTGATTCTCGGCGGGCAGTAGTAATGGACGGCCAAGGTGGCGTAGATGGCCCGGAACAGGTGCATGTACAGATCGTTCTCGCCTTCGCGGGTGGGGATGAGGCCGGCGAAGTGGCGACCGGCGGCTTCACGGCACTGGCGGCCAAACCGCTGGTTAAGGTCTCGGGGGCTGAGGGCTTCGGGACCCAGCCTGAGGCGAAGCCCTTTCCATGCGTCGATCACCACCGATGCGGGCACCAGCGTCGGGATCTCGAAAGTGAAGGGCTTGCCGGAGCCGTCCTGGCGGCGTTTTAACTGGCCGGTAAACCGGACCGAGTAATCGGTTTTAAGCTCGAGTTTCGTCGCGGCGCCGAGCAGTTCGCTGATTCGCCGCCCGGTCGCCACGGCCAGGCCGGTCGCCAGGTCAGCCCAGTTGGAATGTTTATCGGAAAGCAGCGCTTGGGCGCGGGCCACAATCGCGTCGGGGTTCCGGAGGAACCGGGTGTTCAGGTTGCGCGTTTCCACCCGGTCATGGGCCGGTGCGTTGATTTTCAGCCAGGTCGCCTCATCGAAGCGCACCACCTCCAGCGCAGGGTGGTGCTCACCGAGCGCGCGGCGGATGGCATTCCGGACCTGCGACAAATAATTTTTCTGCTGCCGCGAGGTCTTGAGCCGGCGGCTTTCGAAATAAGCGACCAACGCTTTAAACCAGCGCTCGGCTTTGGTGCGCCCTTCCGGGGTTGCCGTGACGTCTTCTAACTCCGCCAGATGAGCGGAGAGATAAGCGTTGAGCCATTCGTAAGGGGCATGGCGCATAAGGTGTATGGGCAGCGCGGCCTGTAGGGTACATAAAATTGGACCGGATGCGCAACGCCAAATCTGCGTAGAACCGAAATGCATGCACTTTCACCGTGGTGCCGTGCTGAAAAGCCGGGCCGGCGCCGGCTTCTCCTCCCTCGCAGCCCGGCGGAATCGGGGTTAGTCTAATCCGTGCGTGACTGGCTTTGGCATCTCACGATGAACACGGGCGAGGTGAGGAAATGTGAGCGCTGCCATTTTACCGACTGGCATTGGGCGGAATTTGAACACGCCCGGCTCCTGCCTGGTCCCGTCCAAATGGCGTACGACAGCAATTACTGGCTTTATACCACCCTCAAGCCGGACGAAAAATGGGCCTCGTTCGAATTCCGGCGGAACCGGGTGGGGCTGGGCCAGGTCCGCCTGAGCTGGGCGTGCGTCTGCCTCGAGCAGGTAGCCGAAGCCTTTACGTGGGCGCAGGCCGTGGAACGATTCAGCCTCGACTGTCCGGATGCGTTCGCCGCGAGGCCGGCAATGGACCTTCCTGGCGACTGCCCCTGGGTAGCGGCCGTCGAGATCACCCGGCTGGCCGGCCACGAGCGGGGCTGGATGTGGGAGTTTCATGCGCTCTATGGCTGGTATTTGGCCGGTAAATTATCCGAGGAAGTCTGGGCCTGACTGACCTGGACGAAGCGGGGCCTTTCGGCAGGCGGCTGCACAGCCGTTTTCTCCAACTCAACAACTCACGATTCCGGCGGCCAACCGGTCCAACCCTGACGCGGAGAAACCAGGCCGTCCGCAAGGCAAACCTGTCGCGTTTGTAACGTTCGAGTAAGGGACGCGTCACCAGAGCCGCCGTAATTCGTAATGGGTAGCGAATCAGGTTTGAGATGGAGACAAGACTTAAGCAAAGGGTGGTTGTCGAGGCCTGGCAGCTCGCCAAGCCATACTGGACCTCGGAAGAGAAATGGTCAGCCTGGGGGCTGCTGCTGGCCGTCATCGCGCTGAACCTCGGCAACGTGTACATCAGTGTGCGCATCAATGAGTGGAGCAGCGCGTTTTACAACGCGCTCCAGGCTTTCGACCGGCCCGAATTTTTCCACCAACTCGGCATATTTTGCATCCTGGCGGCCGCTTACATCGCCATGGCCGTCTACGCCCTGTACCTCAACCAGATGCTCCAGATCCGCTGGCGGCGCTGGCTGACCCGACGGTACCTCCAGGCCTGGCTTGCCGGCCGCGCTTACTATCAATTGCAACTGGGCACCATGACCGGTCGTAGCTCTCAGCAGGGTGATAATCAGCAGCCCGATAACCCCGACCAGCGCATCGCTGAGGACCTCAACCAATTCACCAGGTACGTCCTGAGCTTGTCGCTTGGCTTGCTTTCGTCAGTGGTTTCCCTCGCTTCGTTTCTCGTTATCCTCTGGGGACTCTCGGGCGCGGCCGACCTCTCCCTGGGGCCTTTGGGAACCTTCCGGCTGCCTGGTTACCTGGTCTGGGCCGCCCTGCTTTACGCGGGCGCCGGCACGTGGCTGACCATTAAAATCGGACGGCCGCTGGTGCCCTTGAACTTTGCCCAGCAACGGTTCGAAGCCGATTTTCGTTACAGCCTGGTGCGGCTGCGGGAAAACGCCGAGAGCGTCGCCTTTTACGGCGGTGAGTCGGTCGAGATGGGCGTTTTTGAAGAACGCTTCAGCCGCGTGGTCGCGAATTTCTGGCAGCTTATGAAACGCCAGAAGCGCCTGACCTGGTTGACCTCAGGTTATGCGCAAGTCGCGGTCATCTTCCCGGTGGTGGTCGTGGCGCCCCGGTATTTTGCCCGGCAGATCCTTCTGGGTGGGCTGATGCAGGTTATCA
The nucleotide sequence above comes from Verrucomicrobiota bacterium. Encoded proteins:
- a CDS encoding ABC transporter ATP-binding protein/permease — its product is METRLKQRVVVEAWQLAKPYWTSEEKWSAWGLLLAVIALNLGNVYISVRINEWSSAFYNALQAFDRPEFFHQLGIFCILAAAYIAMAVYALYLNQMLQIRWRRWLTRRYLQAWLAGRAYYQLQLGTMTGRSSQQGDNQQPDNPDQRIAEDLNQFTRYVLSLSLGLLSSVVSLASFLVILWGLSGAADLSLGPLGTFRLPGYLVWAALLYAGAGTWLTIKIGRPLVPLNFAQQRFEADFRYSLVRLRENAESVAFYGGESVEMGVFEERFSRVVANFWQLMKRQKRLTWLTSGYAQVAVIFPVVVVAPRYFARQILLGGLMQVINAFSSVQNALSFIVTSYTDIAAWQAVTERLNGFERRLKAIRQAGDIPQPFVVRRDGEGVAVQGTDLDLPDGRPLLRDVGFTLGQGQTLLITGPSGAGKSTLLRALAGIWPFGRGEIRLCAGRVFFVPQRPYLPLGTLAGALLYPDRDGPQSSVPRARLTAVLKAVGLGALAGELDTVENWSQRLSLGEQQRLAFARVLLAQPALLFLDEATSALDEPAEAHLYGALQQASSRPTVVSVGHRSTLRRFHDRILELAASSEQAPAAGVFTG